A window from Ignavibacteriota bacterium encodes these proteins:
- the hisN gene encoding histidinol-phosphatase, with product MLTDVSGKNIRKYFRSNINIETKSDDSPVTIADKSTEEKLRELIMKEFPSYGILGEEFGQYNKEAEYQWLLDPIDGTKSFICGTVTFGTLISLTKNGKPVIGVFHQPILNEFLIGDNSQTFLNDNLVKVKDVNKIEDAVLLTTDHLAVEEFQNLPKFEQLMRKVKLYRQWGDCYGYYLVASGFAQIMIDPIMNVWDTMALIPIIKGAGGIITDYQGKNAEEGESIIAATPNIHKEVISILN from the coding sequence ATGTTAACGGATGTGAGTGGTAAAAATATTCGTAAATATTTTAGAAGCAATATAAATATTGAAACTAAATCGGATGATTCTCCGGTTACAATTGCTGATAAATCAACAGAAGAAAAATTGCGGGAATTAATCATGAAAGAATTTCCATCATATGGAATTTTAGGTGAGGAATTTGGTCAATACAATAAAGAAGCGGAATACCAATGGCTATTGGATCCAATTGATGGAACAAAAAGTTTTATATGCGGAACTGTAACTTTTGGAACTCTTATTTCCTTGACTAAAAATGGTAAACCGGTAATTGGAGTTTTTCATCAACCAATACTTAATGAATTTTTAATTGGTGATAACTCGCAAACATTTCTAAATGATAATTTAGTAAAAGTAAAAGATGTAAATAAAATTGAAGATGCTGTGCTTCTTACAACCGATCATTTGGCAGTTGAGGAATTTCAGAATTTACCAAAATTTGAGCAACTTATGCGGAAAGTAAAACTATATCGCCAATGGGGAGATTGCTATGGATATTATTTGGTTGCTTCCGGTTTTGCGCAAATAATGATTGATCCAATAATGAATGTGTGGGATACAATGGCTTTAATTCCAATTATAAAGGGTGCTGGCGGAATAATTACAGATTACCAAGGTAAAAATGCCGAAGAAGGAGAAAGCATTATTGCCGCAACTCCAAATATTCATAAAGAAGTAATTTCTATTTTAAATTAG
- a CDS encoding serine hydrolase, which translates to MKKSILILFGIILMINQNFGQSENILEKLINDNYEKLLPAIENLEKYEIQIIYTQIDKNDNGEISLNTFSFNENPQKYFYPASTVKFPAAILALEKLNDLNISGVNKFTHLSIDSIYKNQVSFDKNFKDECGYPNIANYIKKIFLVSDNEAFNRLYDFLGQKEINERLQNRGFANTKIVHRLEVARTEEQNKQTNPINFYDENNNVIYQQPAKFEGTNNQLNLTEMKKGIGYYSNDILINEPKDFSQNNFFGLRDQHNLMIRITYPELFNKEERFNLNKDDYKFLNKYMCMLPRESECPKYDSTEYYDGYVKFLMFGDSKNPIPNNIKIHSKSGLAYGYLIDNAFIQDKENKIEFFLSAVIHVNEDQIYNDDKYEYDEIGLPFLANLGKIIYEFKKGRK; encoded by the coding sequence ATGAAAAAATCAATTTTAATTTTATTTGGAATAATTTTAATGATAAATCAAAATTTTGGACAATCTGAAAATATTTTGGAAAAATTAATTAATGATAATTATGAAAAATTATTACCGGCAATAGAAAATTTAGAAAAGTATGAAATCCAAATAATATATACGCAGATTGATAAAAACGATAATGGTGAAATTTCTCTTAACACTTTTTCATTTAATGAAAATCCGCAAAAATATTTTTATCCCGCAAGTACCGTAAAATTTCCCGCAGCAATTTTGGCATTAGAAAAATTGAATGATTTAAATATTTCCGGCGTTAATAAATTCACACATTTATCAATAGATAGCATTTATAAAAATCAAGTTTCGTTCGATAAAAATTTTAAAGATGAATGCGGTTATCCGAATATTGCAAATTATATTAAGAAAATATTTTTAGTTAGTGATAATGAAGCATTCAACAGATTGTATGATTTTCTCGGACAAAAAGAAATTAATGAACGTTTGCAAAATAGGGGATTTGCTAATACTAAAATTGTTCACAGATTGGAAGTTGCAAGAACCGAAGAACAAAATAAGCAAACTAATCCAATTAATTTTTATGATGAAAATAATAATGTGATTTATCAACAACCGGCAAAGTTTGAAGGAACAAATAATCAATTAAATTTAACCGAAATGAAAAAGGGAATTGGTTATTATTCAAATGATATTTTAATAAATGAACCAAAAGATTTTTCGCAGAATAATTTTTTTGGATTGAGAGATCAGCATAATTTGATGATTAGAATTACTTATCCGGAACTATTTAACAAAGAAGAAAGATTTAACTTAAACAAAGATGATTATAAATTTTTAAATAAATATATGTGTATGCTTCCCAGAGAAAGTGAATGTCCGAAGTATGATTCTACCGAATATTATGATGGATATGTAAAGTTTTTAATGTTTGGCGATTCAAAAAATCCAATTCCAAATAATATTAAAATTCATAGCAAAAGCGGATTAGCTTACGGATATTTAATTGATAACGCCTTTATTCAAGATAAAGAAAATAAAATTGAGTTTTTCTTATCAGCTGTAATTCATGTTAATGAAGATCAAATTTACAATGATGATAAATATGAATACGATGAAATTGGTTTGCCTTTTCTTGCAAATCTTGGAAAAATAATTTATGAATTTAAAAAGGGAAGAAAGTAA
- a CDS encoding polysaccharide biosynthesis tyrosine autokinase: protein MEKVKNFNSNSKNKSASVNYLNMLKSNLVLILTISLVIFSIILIYAISAPDIYTSTTVLKISEPQNKNILSDPLQAALGSSSTDRYIANEIEVMKNRSIREEVARVVIDSFKQIGNSEVFDLAVNKSSGIFENTKTQVRSDRSLAALLSENVTIEQVPSLDFIQINVESGSPKETAIIANAYANVYRDFNLRDSRKQLTKVKEFLALQRDEKFEELAVAEDDLRVYQAQGGGVELGEQALNLIRTTSEFEADQSRLQIEMSMAKENLARLKDEYHARNKTLSGWVESKSVEPEIEGLRNEIAAVEIQKTKALSGSNSGTNNSSLIDSYDQKLSNLNSRLKKIHGEYQDKVLSSTPTELKEITQELFQAELKYEGLKARYSSLNSVVASYDKKFNELPSKTLDFARLERKRQSLEKLYTVLEAKYQEALINEQSTPGNVLIMSDARVPGGPAKPNRPLLAIMGLILGFGVAFTYVFLKSYFDKTVKTPEDIEKESTNVLAWIPKFERKIDKTQKNAEILVGGSTEAAAGESYRSLRTRIQFSKITEGAKSILITSSAPQEGKTTVATNLAASFAQSNKKTIILDCDLRIPRVNEVFGGLKSPGFTNYLFKQASYDDILRKTDFENLFYIAAGTIPTNPSEILGSDQMKEFIEFLKSKFDIVVIDSPPVMTITDAEILSHIVDMSILVVFAEKTEVDWLIEATNQLTSHGQKSFIGTVLNNFDYNSGYRSYNKYNHSKYYSRVDETKQKEWVNS, encoded by the coding sequence GTGGAAAAAGTTAAAAATTTTAACTCGAATTCGAAAAACAAAAGCGCATCAGTAAATTATCTAAATATGTTGAAATCAAATTTGGTTTTGATTCTAACTATCAGTTTAGTAATATTTTCAATTATTCTCATTTACGCAATTTCTGCGCCCGATATTTATACGAGTACAACAGTTTTAAAAATTTCTGAACCTCAGAATAAAAATATCTTATCGGATCCGCTTCAGGCTGCACTTGGTTCCTCAAGTACTGATAGATATATAGCAAATGAAATTGAAGTAATGAAAAATAGATCAATTAGAGAAGAAGTTGCAAGGGTGGTTATCGATTCATTTAAACAAATTGGAAACTCCGAAGTATTTGATTTAGCAGTAAATAAAAGTTCCGGTATTTTTGAAAATACAAAAACTCAAGTGCGTTCCGATAGATCATTAGCTGCTCTTTTATCAGAAAATGTAACCATAGAACAAGTTCCAAGCTTGGATTTTATTCAGATTAATGTTGAATCTGGTTCACCAAAGGAAACAGCAATAATTGCAAATGCCTATGCAAATGTTTATCGTGATTTTAACCTCAGAGATAGTCGTAAACAATTAACAAAGGTTAAAGAATTTTTAGCGCTACAGAGAGATGAAAAGTTTGAGGAATTAGCAGTTGCTGAAGATGATCTAAGAGTTTACCAAGCTCAAGGCGGCGGAGTTGAATTAGGTGAACAAGCGCTTAATTTAATTAGAACGACTTCTGAATTCGAAGCTGATCAAAGTCGTCTTCAAATTGAAATGAGTATGGCAAAAGAAAATTTAGCTAGGTTAAAAGATGAGTATCATGCAAGAAATAAAACATTATCCGGTTGGGTAGAATCAAAATCGGTTGAACCTGAAATAGAAGGTTTGAGAAATGAAATTGCAGCTGTGGAAATTCAAAAAACAAAGGCATTATCTGGATCAAATTCTGGTACAAATAATTCCTCACTTATTGATAGTTATGATCAAAAATTATCGAATTTAAATTCTAGATTGAAAAAAATTCATGGTGAATATCAAGACAAAGTTCTATCCTCAACTCCTACCGAACTTAAGGAAATTACCCAAGAATTGTTTCAAGCTGAATTAAAATATGAAGGACTGAAAGCAAGATATAGTTCCTTAAATTCAGTTGTTGCTTCCTATGATAAAAAATTTAATGAATTACCAAGTAAAACTTTAGACTTTGCAAGACTTGAAAGAAAAAGACAATCACTAGAAAAATTATATACAGTTCTTGAAGCTAAATATCAAGAAGCACTTATAAATGAACAATCTACACCGGGCAATGTTTTAATAATGAGTGATGCCCGAGTACCTGGTGGTCCGGCAAAACCAAACCGACCATTATTAGCAATTATGGGTTTAATTCTTGGTTTTGGTGTTGCATTTACTTACGTATTCTTAAAAAGTTATTTTGATAAAACTGTAAAAACTCCGGAAGATATTGAAAAAGAATCTACAAATGTTTTAGCATGGATTCCAAAATTTGAAAGAAAAATTGATAAGACTCAGAAGAATGCAGAAATTTTGGTTGGTGGAAGTACTGAAGCAGCTGCTGGTGAATCTTATAGATCATTAAGAACTCGTATTCAATTTAGTAAAATTACAGAAGGCGCTAAAAGCATTTTAATTACTTCTTCAGCTCCGCAAGAAGGTAAAACAACTGTTGCAACAAATTTAGCTGCAAGTTTTGCTCAATCAAATAAGAAAACAATTATTTTAGATTGCGATTTAAGAATTCCAAGAGTTAATGAAGTTTTTGGCGGATTGAAATCCCCCGGGTTTACAAATTATTTATTCAAACAAGCATCATATGATGATATTTTGAGAAAAACTGATTTTGAGAATTTATTCTATATTGCAGCCGGTACAATACCAACCAATCCTTCTGAAATTTTAGGTTCTGACCAAATGAAAGAATTTATCGAATTTCTAAAATCAAAATTTGATATTGTTGTAATTGACTCTCCTCCGGTAATGACAATTACAGATGCAGAAATTCTATCTCATATTGTTGATATGAGTATTTTGGTTGTATTTGCCGAAAAAACTGAAGTTGATTGGTTAATTGAAGCAACAAATCAATTAACATCTCACGGACAAAAATCATTTATTGGAACTGTTCTAAATAATTTTGATTACAATAGTGGTTATAGATCCTACAATAAATATAACCATTCTAAATATTATTCAAGAGTTGATGAAACAAAGCAAAAAGAATGGGTTAATTCTTAA
- a CDS encoding class I SAM-dependent methyltransferase codes for MNDKKHWYDGIFYDKIIAPNQDKMFEQIKRIVGKDNSVLDIGCGTGRLAFQLSNHCRKIVGIDLSSKNISVANSNHNGNYKNVEFVHGDIEKISRRVSEKFDFAILTYVIHEMQENERLGLLSAIKKISNKIIIGDYITPTPNSFWGKLNVVVEYLAGKDHYNNFKNYVKNGGLDYLAKEVNLKKISEIKNQPQTSHLVVLE; via the coding sequence ATGAATGATAAAAAACATTGGTATGATGGAATTTTTTACGATAAAATTATTGCCCCAAACCAAGATAAAATGTTTGAGCAAATTAAAAGAATTGTTGGTAAAGACAATTCAGTATTAGATATTGGATGCGGAACTGGAAGATTGGCTTTTCAACTTTCTAATCATTGTAGAAAAATTGTTGGTATTGATTTATCATCAAAAAATATTTCTGTTGCAAATTCTAATCACAATGGAAATTATAAAAATGTTGAATTTGTACATGGAGATATAGAAAAAATTAGCAGAAGAGTTTCCGAAAAATTTGATTTTGCAATTCTTACTTACGTTATTCATGAAATGCAGGAAAATGAAAGATTGGGATTATTATCCGCAATTAAAAAAATTTCAAATAAAATAATAATTGGTGATTATATAACTCCTACACCAAATTCATTTTGGGGAAAGTTAAATGTTGTTGTTGAATATTTAGCCGGAAAAGATCATTACAATAATTTTAAAAACTATGTAAAAAATGGTGGATTAGATTATTTAGCTAAAGAAGTAAATTTGAAAAAGATTTCTGAAATTAAAAACCAACCTCAGACATCTCATCTTGTTGTTTTGGAATAA
- a CDS encoding DMT family transporter — MQFIGEISALITAFLWSGTAIAFSEATKIVGSFVVNITRLLMATLFLIITILIFNLNFQITFEQIYLLGLSGIIGLVFGDGFLFKSYQYIGARLSMLIMTLSPAVASFAAYLYLDESLSFWGIIGIVITIFGISLVVLKRSEQPSGDYKKNNIGYLFAFLGAVGQAINLIFAKQAFQLGEINSFVATFYRMLPSIFLMYFIGLIFKSRRTSFSILKEKKEALKFIIIGSLIGPFLGITFSLIAISHTKIGIAATLMSTVPILMLPIVRYYFKEKLSFISILGAVVAVVGVAILFLK, encoded by the coding sequence ATGCAATTCATTGGTGAAATTTCAGCATTAATTACAGCATTTCTTTGGTCGGGAACAGCAATTGCTTTTTCAGAAGCTACAAAAATTGTCGGCTCATTTGTCGTAAACATTACCAGATTATTGATGGCAACACTTTTTCTCATAATTACAATTTTAATTTTTAACTTAAACTTCCAAATTACTTTTGAGCAAATTTATTTATTAGGATTAAGCGGAATTATCGGATTGGTATTTGGCGATGGATTTTTATTCAAATCATATCAATATATTGGTGCAAGATTGAGCATGTTAATTATGACTCTTTCTCCCGCCGTGGCTTCATTTGCCGCATATCTTTATTTAGATGAATCTTTATCCTTTTGGGGAATTATTGGAATTGTAATTACTATTTTTGGAATTTCTTTAGTTGTGCTAAAAAGATCAGAACAACCTTCTGGTGATTATAAAAAAAATAATATTGGATATTTGTTTGCATTTTTAGGTGCAGTTGGGCAAGCAATAAATTTAATTTTTGCAAAACAAGCATTTCAGTTAGGTGAAATAAATAGTTTTGTAGCAACTTTTTATAGAATGCTTCCATCAATTTTTTTAATGTATTTTATTGGTTTAATTTTTAAAAGCAGAAGAACAAGTTTTTCAATTCTGAAAGAAAAAAAAGAAGCTCTTAAATTTATAATTATCGGTTCATTGATTGGTCCATTTTTAGGAATAACTTTTAGCTTGATTGCAATTTCACATACAAAAATTGGAATTGCCGCAACACTTATGTCAACCGTACCAATATTGATGTTGCCAATTGTACGATATTATTTTAAGGAAAAATTGTCTTTTATCTCAATTCTTGGAGCTGTTGTTGCAGTAGTTGGTGTTGCAATTTTATTTCTTAAATAA
- the eno gene encoding phosphopyruvate hydratase — protein MTTIIDILGREILDSRGNPTVEVEVLLDSGIIGRAAVPSGASTGEHEAVELRDVKKKRYLGKGVQKAVSNVNDIIADLLIDFDAADQVAIDNFLIELDGTPNKSKLGANAILGVSLACAKAAAEALELPLYRYIGGTSARVLPVPMMNILNGGSHADNTVDFQEFMIMPHGATSFAEALRMGTETFHSLKSVLKKNGYSTSVGDEGGFAPNLKSNEQTLDLILESITKAGYKPGKEISLALDVASSEMYDKKKNKYVFFKSDKSEKTSDEMIKIYEKLVKNYPIVSIEDGLDENDWKGWKNLTDALGKKIQLVGDDLFVTNTQKLSKGIGEGIANSILIKVNQIGTLTETLDAIEMAKRAGYTNVISHRSGETEDTTIADIAVATNAGQIKTGSASRSDRIAKYNQLLRIEEELDSTAIYPGLAAINYK, from the coding sequence ATGACAACAATCATTGATATTTTAGGTAGAGAAATTTTAGATTCCAGAGGCAATCCAACCGTAGAAGTTGAAGTACTATTGGATTCAGGAATTATTGGTCGTGCTGCAGTTCCAAGCGGTGCGTCAACCGGTGAACACGAAGCAGTTGAATTGCGTGATGTTAAGAAAAAAAGATATTTAGGAAAAGGAGTTCAAAAAGCAGTTAGTAATGTAAATGATATTATTGCTGATTTGTTAATTGATTTTGATGCCGCTGATCAAGTTGCGATAGATAATTTTTTAATTGAATTGGATGGAACACCAAACAAATCTAAATTAGGTGCAAATGCAATTTTGGGAGTTTCACTTGCTTGTGCAAAAGCTGCAGCAGAAGCTTTGGAATTACCACTTTACAGATATATCGGTGGAACAAGTGCAAGAGTCCTTCCAGTACCTATGATGAACATTCTAAATGGCGGCTCGCACGCTGACAACACTGTTGATTTCCAAGAATTTATGATTATGCCTCACGGAGCTACAAGTTTTGCTGAAGCTTTAAGAATGGGAACCGAAACTTTTCATTCTTTAAAATCTGTATTAAAGAAAAACGGTTACTCAACATCTGTTGGCGATGAAGGTGGATTTGCTCCAAACTTAAAATCAAATGAACAAACTTTAGATTTAATTCTTGAATCAATTACAAAAGCCGGTTACAAACCTGGAAAAGAAATTAGTCTTGCTTTGGATGTTGCATCAAGTGAAATGTATGATAAAAAGAAAAACAAATATGTATTCTTCAAATCAGATAAATCAGAAAAAACTTCCGATGAAATGATTAAAATTTATGAAAAGTTAGTTAAGAATTATCCTATCGTTTCAATTGAAGATGGTTTAGATGAAAATGATTGGAAAGGCTGGAAAAATTTAACCGATGCTTTAGGCAAAAAAATTCAATTAGTTGGTGACGATTTATTTGTAACAAACACACAAAAATTATCTAAAGGAATTGGGGAAGGAATTGCAAACTCAATTTTGATTAAAGTAAATCAAATTGGAACTTTAACAGAGACTTTAGATGCAATTGAAATGGCAAAACGTGCCGGTTACACAAATGTAATCAGCCATCGTTCAGGTGAAACAGAAGATACAACTATTGCTGATATTGCCGTTGCTACCAATGCCGGTCAAATTAAAACCGGTTCCGCAAGCAGAAGTGATAGAATTGCAAAATACAATCAGTTGTTAAGAATTGAAGAAGAATTAGATTCTACAGCAATTTATCCGGGTTTAGCAGCAATTAATTACAAATAA
- a CDS encoding threonylcarbamoyl-AMP synthase, whose protein sequence is MKLLEATSENINLSAEILKSGGLVAFPTETVYGLGADGLNSLAVSKIFEVKQRPSFNPLILHVSSIKMLHEIAEFSSEKISKIIDKFWPGPLTLVLKKKDIVPYIVTSGLETVAVRMPNNKIALELIEKLGKPIAAPSANSFSKLSPTKAEHVVKQLGNKVDIILDGGNCEIGVESTIIEVNDDSQFLLRHGGIAKESIEEIIGKLDKPNSLAVFPNSPGQLKIHYAPNIPIYFYDDELIKNSSNKNIGAIFFHKIKNSERFKVSKILSKNSDLHEAAANLFSFLHELENLNLDLIVVEPIKNIGLGAAIMDRLTKAVNKYV, encoded by the coding sequence ATGAAACTTTTAGAAGCAACTTCAGAAAATATTAATTTATCTGCGGAAATATTAAAATCCGGCGGACTTGTAGCATTTCCTACAGAAACGGTTTACGGCTTGGGTGCAGATGGTTTGAATAGTTTAGCAGTATCAAAAATTTTTGAAGTAAAACAGCGCCCCTCTTTTAATCCGTTAATACTTCATGTTTCTTCAATAAAAATGTTACATGAAATTGCTGAATTTTCGAGCGAAAAGATTTCCAAAATAATTGATAAATTTTGGCCCGGACCTCTAACATTAGTTTTGAAAAAAAAAGATATTGTTCCGTACATTGTAACATCCGGATTGGAAACCGTTGCAGTAAGAATGCCAAATAATAAAATTGCTTTGGAATTAATTGAAAAACTCGGAAAACCAATAGCAGCGCCAAGTGCAAACAGTTTTAGTAAACTGAGTCCAACAAAAGCCGAGCACGTTGTAAAACAATTAGGAAATAAAGTTGATATAATTTTAGATGGCGGAAATTGTGAAATCGGAGTTGAATCAACAATAATTGAAGTAAATGATGATTCGCAATTTTTATTACGTCATGGTGGAATTGCAAAAGAAAGCATTGAAGAAATAATTGGCAAATTGGATAAACCTAATTCCCTTGCTGTATTTCCAAATTCGCCGGGACAATTAAAAATTCATTATGCTCCAAATATTCCAATTTACTTTTATGATGACGAATTAATTAAGAATTCCTCAAATAAAAATATTGGTGCAATATTCTTTCATAAAATCAAGAATAGTGAAAGGTTTAAAGTTTCAAAAATTCTATCAAAAAATTCAGATTTACACGAAGCAGCTGCAAACTTATTTTCTTTTTTGCATGAATTAGAAAATCTAAATTTGGATTTAATTGTTGTGGAACCTATTAAAAATATCGGACTTGGTGCTGCCATTATGGATAGATTAACAAAAGCTGTGAATAAATATGTATAA